In one window of Tellurirhabdus rosea DNA:
- a CDS encoding SusC/RagA family TonB-linked outer membrane protein: protein MSKLLTSLWLCLVLSVSVFAQDRTVTGKVTTSDDGSPLPGVSVQIKGTTRGTSTDGDGTFRMPGVSSGDRLVFSFIGFTNQEVVVGNRSVVNVVLQNNSTELSEVVIVGYGAQSKKTLTGAIATVDGQTIANKPVQSFEQALQGRAPGVNIIQPNGVLNNPPVIRIRGVSSINGSSSPLIVVDGLPINSGEISAGGFTVNNPLGDINPSDIESVEILKDASATAIYGSRAAAGVLLITTKKGKEGRASVTYDGWVGSTKPFRLFDMLNAQEYMDYKNEAARNAGLPDQFFPTRNPDGSIVDTDWYDYIYRTGFQQSHNIGVNGGTKETKYAFSVGYTNQEGMIVKNNFSRMTGRMNISHQLNKAIRFGANISLANSFNQSPNTGTRGPFSTGGLGRLPLVLQPNVAPRNPDGTYNINRAGNTMGLGANLVNPGGYYNPLPDIELSKFTSENNHLIGNVFADFNLLKGLTFRTSYGIDRTTVEDIDFRNSVHGEGGSTGGQAFNIYTNVKIWNWQNYFNYNFGFGEHSFELVAGTEAQKFTIDSWGGARQGLSDPFFTSYQGNFTTNNAPSGNFQSQNGLLSFFGRLNYDYKKRYLLSATFRRDGYSAYAEGRKYGNFPGASIGWRVSEEDFWKNSALANVVNELKFRGSWGIVGNTGIGDFASLSLFNSGLYGSAPTFAFAQAGNPLLRWESSTKVDLGVSFGLFNDKISGEVTYFNQDITDLVLPEPQAPSRGIPNNSISTNVGSMYNRGVEFSLSATPVQRGKFSWTTSFNYTRVINKVTALANNNADILAQTGGLESSNIVRVGESIGSIFAVPTRGVNPANGRRIFVRTTTLPDGTKQEQLIQFDFSAPAASRWTDLQTGAVVPAISGSDRVVIGNAIPKFYGGFDNTFKYGNLDLGIFLQFQGGNYIYNGTQAGLRDQRPWNNHSDVLRRWQKAGDVTDIPRPVLNDNISNGSATPISENVEKGDFIRGRNIMLGYTLRNSFLKQANIASLRIYAQVQNAFIITNYTGADPEISTNRNANIAPGVDRNSVPQARSFTGGISLTF from the coding sequence ATGTCCAAACTTCTAACTAGCCTATGGCTCTGCCTGGTGCTTTCGGTTTCTGTATTTGCTCAGGACCGAACGGTAACCGGAAAAGTCACTACTTCTGATGACGGCTCTCCCCTCCCCGGCGTGAGCGTCCAAATTAAGGGAACAACCCGCGGCACCAGCACCGACGGCGATGGAACCTTCCGGATGCCCGGTGTTTCGTCGGGCGATCGCCTGGTATTCAGCTTCATCGGCTTTACCAATCAGGAAGTGGTCGTCGGCAACCGCTCGGTGGTAAACGTTGTTCTGCAAAATAATTCGACCGAACTCAGCGAAGTGGTCATCGTGGGCTACGGTGCCCAGAGCAAAAAGACGCTGACCGGCGCTATCGCTACGGTGGACGGCCAGACCATCGCCAACAAACCGGTGCAAAGCTTCGAACAGGCGCTGCAGGGCCGGGCTCCGGGCGTCAACATCATCCAGCCGAACGGCGTTCTGAACAACCCGCCGGTCATCCGGATTCGGGGCGTCTCATCCATCAACGGCAGTTCTTCTCCCCTCATCGTCGTTGACGGACTGCCGATCAACTCGGGCGAAATTTCGGCCGGTGGCTTCACGGTAAACAACCCGCTCGGCGACATCAACCCGTCGGATATCGAATCGGTTGAAATCCTGAAAGATGCCTCCGCCACCGCCATTTACGGCTCCCGGGCCGCCGCCGGCGTTCTGCTCATCACCACCAAAAAAGGCAAGGAAGGCCGTGCCAGCGTCACCTATGATGGCTGGGTGGGCTCCACCAAACCTTTCCGGCTGTTCGACATGCTGAACGCGCAGGAATACATGGATTACAAGAACGAAGCCGCCCGGAACGCCGGTCTGCCCGACCAGTTTTTCCCGACCCGCAACCCGGATGGCAGCATCGTGGATACCGACTGGTACGATTACATCTACCGGACGGGCTTCCAGCAAAGCCACAACATCGGCGTAAACGGCGGCACAAAGGAAACGAAATACGCCTTTTCGGTGGGGTATACCAACCAGGAAGGGATGATCGTGAAGAACAACTTTTCGCGGATGACGGGCCGCATGAACATCTCGCACCAGCTGAACAAGGCCATCCGTTTCGGAGCCAACATTTCGCTGGCAAACAGCTTTAACCAGTCGCCCAATACCGGCACCCGCGGGCCGTTCAGCACGGGGGGTCTGGGCCGTCTGCCGCTGGTTCTGCAGCCCAACGTTGCTCCCCGCAACCCCGACGGAACCTACAACATCAACCGGGCGGGCAACACGATGGGTCTGGGCGCCAACCTCGTCAACCCCGGTGGTTACTATAACCCGCTGCCGGATATCGAACTGAGCAAGTTTACTTCCGAAAACAATCACCTGATCGGAAACGTCTTTGCCGACTTCAACCTGCTCAAAGGGCTGACTTTCCGGACTTCGTACGGGATTGACCGCACGACCGTCGAGGACATCGACTTCCGGAACAGCGTTCACGGGGAAGGCGGATCGACCGGCGGACAGGCGTTCAACATCTACACGAACGTCAAAATCTGGAACTGGCAGAACTACTTCAACTATAACTTCGGCTTTGGCGAACACAGTTTTGAACTGGTAGCCGGTACGGAAGCCCAGAAGTTTACGATTGATTCGTGGGGCGGTGCCCGTCAGGGACTGTCGGACCCTTTCTTTACGTCCTACCAGGGTAACTTCACGACCAACAACGCGCCCTCCGGCAACTTCCAGAGCCAGAACGGTCTGCTGTCGTTCTTCGGTCGTCTGAACTACGATTACAAGAAGCGGTATCTGCTGTCGGCTACCTTCCGTCGGGATGGTTATTCGGCCTACGCTGAAGGCCGGAAATACGGCAACTTCCCGGGAGCGTCTATCGGCTGGCGGGTTTCGGAGGAAGATTTCTGGAAAAATTCCGCCCTCGCCAATGTCGTGAACGAACTGAAATTCCGGGGCAGCTGGGGTATTGTCGGCAATACCGGCATCGGCGACTTTGCTTCCCTGAGCCTGTTCAACTCGGGTCTGTACGGCAGCGCGCCGACCTTCGCATTCGCGCAGGCGGGTAACCCCCTGCTCCGTTGGGAATCCAGCACGAAAGTAGACCTGGGGGTCAGCTTCGGTCTGTTCAACGACAAGATTTCCGGCGAAGTGACCTATTTCAACCAGGACATCACCGACCTGGTGCTGCCCGAACCGCAGGCTCCGTCGCGCGGCATTCCCAACAACAGCATCTCGACCAACGTCGGCTCGATGTATAACCGGGGTGTCGAATTCAGCCTGTCGGCTACGCCCGTTCAACGGGGCAAGTTCAGCTGGACCACCAGCTTCAACTACACCCGCGTGATCAACAAGGTAACGGCGCTGGCCAACAACAACGCCGATATTCTGGCGCAGACGGGCGGTCTGGAAAGCTCCAACATTGTGCGGGTTGGCGAGTCGATCGGGTCGATCTTCGCCGTGCCCACGCGGGGAGTTAACCCGGCCAACGGCCGCCGGATTTTCGTCCGGACCACGACGCTGCCCGATGGCACCAAGCAGGAGCAACTGATCCAGTTTGACTTCTCGGCCCCGGCGGCCAGCCGCTGGACCGACCTCCAGACCGGTGCCGTCGTTCCGGCCATTTCCGGTTCTGACCGGGTTGTGATCGGCAATGCCATTCCAAAATTCTACGGCGGTTTCGACAATACGTTCAAGTACGGCAACCTCGATCTGGGCATATTCCTGCAATTCCAGGGAGGCAACTACATCTACAACGGAACCCAGGCCGGTCTGCGCGACCAGCGTCCGTGGAACAACCACTCTGACGTGCTGCGCCGCTGGCAGAAAGCCGGCGACGTTACCGACATTCCGCGTCCGGTGCTGAACGACAATATCTCGAACGGCTCTGCCACGCCTATTTCGGAGAACGTTGAGAAAGGCGACTTCATCCGGGGCCGCAATATCATGCTGGGGTACACGCTGCGCAACAGCTTCCTGAAGCAGGCAAACATCGCGTCCCTCCGGATTTATGCCCAGGTTCAGAACGCCTTTATCATCACGAATTATACCGGGGCCGACCCTGAGATCTCGACGAACCGGAACGCCAACATCGCTCCGGGCGTAGACCGCAACTCGGTACCGCAGGCGCGTTCGTTTACCGGCGGTATCAGCTTAACGTTCTAA
- a CDS encoding RagB/SusD family nutrient uptake outer membrane protein — translation MTTYISTFSRRAVLRTAILSVLLAPLASSCSEEKLLNPSPLTSLADKDAFSNPDRVLAQVNGLYASVKSGQFLGGRYFVYVDVRGEEFLNVTNNGVTALQTWNHSNNSQSNEPTNLWNAGYLAINRINLFLEGLDANPTVVDAALANQYRAEARFLRALTYHYLVQLYARPFTQDNGASPGLPLRLKGEVGSGNNDLVRSTVAEVYRQIVEDLNFAEQNLPASYANATLNTTRAHKNTAIAIKTRVYLTMGQYANVVTEGNKIVPAAAPFRAATGVAHELQPNIATVFTNYTTTESILSMPFTSNDLPGTQNGLASYYVPIVGLGDYRLNPTGIVADAAFAATDARRNLIRSDFAGDQSRIRLNKFPTGPQHTDWAPVMRYSEVLLNLAEANARTGNTARALALLNAVRGRSNPAGVYASFAGSTDLVNAILTERRIEFLGEGLRSNDLLRLNQPLPAKGNLQAVPASASVYIWPIPQGEINVNKLVVPNP, via the coding sequence ATGACCACATACATTTCAACTTTTTCGCGGCGGGCCGTGCTGCGTACCGCCATCCTTTCCGTCCTGCTGGCTCCTCTGGCCAGTTCCTGCAGCGAGGAAAAACTGCTGAACCCGAGTCCCCTGACGAGTCTGGCCGACAAGGACGCCTTCTCGAACCCTGACCGGGTGCTGGCCCAGGTCAACGGACTTTATGCGAGCGTAAAATCCGGACAGTTTCTGGGAGGACGTTATTTTGTCTACGTGGATGTTCGTGGCGAAGAGTTCCTGAACGTGACCAACAACGGGGTTACCGCCCTCCAGACCTGGAACCACTCCAACAACTCGCAGTCCAACGAACCGACGAACCTCTGGAACGCGGGTTACCTGGCCATCAACCGGATCAATCTGTTTCTGGAAGGTCTGGATGCCAATCCGACGGTGGTGGATGCCGCTCTGGCAAACCAGTACCGGGCCGAAGCGCGCTTTCTCCGGGCGCTCACGTATCACTACCTCGTGCAGCTGTACGCCCGCCCGTTCACGCAGGACAACGGCGCCAGCCCCGGCCTTCCGCTGCGTCTGAAAGGCGAGGTAGGCAGCGGCAACAACGATCTGGTCCGCAGCACGGTGGCCGAGGTGTACCGGCAGATTGTGGAGGACCTGAACTTTGCTGAGCAGAACCTGCCCGCCAGCTATGCCAACGCGACGCTGAACACGACCCGGGCGCACAAGAACACCGCCATTGCCATCAAAACGCGGGTGTATCTGACGATGGGCCAGTACGCCAACGTCGTGACGGAAGGCAACAAGATCGTTCCGGCGGCCGCTCCGTTCCGGGCCGCGACCGGGGTAGCGCACGAACTGCAGCCGAACATCGCGACGGTGTTCACCAACTACACCACCACGGAGTCGATCCTGTCCATGCCGTTCACGTCCAACGACCTGCCCGGCACCCAGAACGGCCTTGCCAGCTATTATGTTCCTATCGTCGGACTGGGCGATTACCGGCTGAACCCGACCGGCATCGTTGCGGATGCGGCTTTTGCCGCGACCGACGCCCGCCGGAACCTGATCCGGAGCGACTTTGCCGGTGACCAGAGCCGTATCCGGCTGAACAAATTCCCGACCGGGCCGCAGCATACCGACTGGGCCCCGGTCATGCGCTATTCGGAAGTGTTGCTCAACCTGGCGGAAGCCAACGCTCGTACGGGCAACACGGCCCGGGCGCTGGCCTTGCTGAATGCGGTGCGCGGCCGGTCCAACCCGGCGGGCGTGTATGCGTCATTCGCGGGTTCGACGGATCTGGTGAATGCGATTCTGACCGAGCGCCGGATTGAATTTCTGGGCGAAGGGCTGCGTTCCAACGACTTGCTGCGTCTGAACCAGCCGCTGCCGGCCAAGGGCAACCTGCAGGCCGTCCCGGCTTCGGCTTCCGTTTACATCTGGCCGATTCCGCAGGGAGAGATCAACGTGAACAAGCTGGTGGTTCCGAATCCGTAA
- a CDS encoding SusC/RagA family TonB-linked outer membrane protein, translating into MSKRLFSIWLGLLLSVCAFAQDRVITGRVTSSDDGTPLPGVSVQVKGTSRGTTTDANGTYRLNATGDARLVFSFIGYLSQEVASGNRSTIDVVLQNDATELNEVVVSGYGNVSRKRDVTSAVAQVSGKTIENLPLQSVDRALQGRAAGVQVTALSGQPGGAIQVRVRGQGSINAGNDPLYVIDGVQVSSGELSTQSSSNVLASLNPNDIESIQVLKGATSSALYGAQGANGVVLITTKRGRAGKTQFNVSVQEGFVDPLKKLDVLTAPEYATLKIEGFVNRAIATNQATDAARQSAITQYGDPATVQNTDWQDAVFRRGKLRMYDFSASGGEGKTNFYLAGSYNLQEGQVIKSDFRRGTVRLNVDHQATKKLKFETSIGLAATTQNGAIADGAFINSPFLAAALIFPNQPIYKADGTFNAPLTGTFSYNPVQSVTYETRKNVTVQTVSNFALNYEILPGLRFRSFYGIDYANNRDDNYRDPIVPQFSSTGGDATVSNRYTLNWNTNQTLNYSKTFGQHGLNALLGGEYRQETREVVSARGQGFPNGLFTTLAAAARPITTTGTYTTWRIASVFSSVNYTFAEKLLLTGTLRYDGSSRFGSNTRWGLFPSISAGYRLSEEPFLKDVPFLSDLKIRAEYGTAGNNLIDNFASRALFGLGGQYVDLPGIRPSQLGNANLSWEVARTIGAGVDFALFNGRVGGSIDLYRKVNDQLLLSRPLPNDSGFGSIFENLGKVENKGIELELNHVNVNTGGLKWETRWNVTFQRNQIKELLPGQNRIGTSLFVGQPIRVHWYPTYAGVNPADGRAMWLDTLNNLTYTVQTRDSRLQGSPIPKGFGGVTNTISYKGFTVEVFLQSQWGNKLLNNNGFFMESSASAGWNNLRTQLRRWTTPGQITDVARTYEGGTEPGSSTVQTFSSKHVENGSYLRLKQVTVGYDLPSAWIRKAGLSRVRLFAQGLNLATWTAYTGFDPEVDGTEIGRYPQSRQVSGGLQIGF; encoded by the coding sequence ATGTCGAAACGTTTATTCAGCATCTGGCTGGGTTTACTGTTATCCGTCTGTGCTTTTGCGCAGGATAGAGTAATCACCGGCCGTGTCACTTCATCAGACGACGGCACTCCGCTTCCGGGCGTCAGTGTTCAGGTAAAAGGAACTTCACGGGGCACAACGACCGACGCTAACGGAACGTACCGCCTCAACGCCACGGGCGACGCCCGGCTCGTATTCAGCTTCATTGGATACCTTAGCCAGGAAGTAGCCAGCGGCAACCGCTCTACGATCGACGTAGTACTGCAAAACGATGCTACTGAATTAAATGAAGTTGTCGTTTCCGGTTACGGTAACGTATCCCGCAAGCGCGACGTAACCAGTGCCGTTGCACAGGTAAGCGGAAAAACAATCGAGAACCTGCCTCTACAGAGCGTTGACCGGGCCCTGCAGGGACGGGCAGCCGGGGTCCAGGTAACGGCCCTCAGCGGTCAGCCGGGCGGTGCGATTCAGGTGCGGGTACGCGGCCAGGGTTCCATCAACGCCGGTAATGACCCGCTGTACGTCATTGACGGGGTACAGGTTTCCAGCGGTGAACTGTCAACGCAATCCAGCAGCAACGTACTGGCTTCGCTCAACCCCAATGATATCGAGTCGATTCAGGTTCTGAAAGGAGCCACCTCCTCGGCACTTTATGGTGCACAGGGTGCCAACGGCGTTGTGTTGATCACCACCAAACGGGGTCGTGCCGGAAAAACCCAGTTCAACGTATCCGTTCAGGAAGGTTTTGTTGATCCGCTCAAAAAGCTTGACGTACTGACCGCCCCGGAATACGCTACGCTGAAAATTGAAGGGTTCGTAAACCGGGCCATTGCCACCAACCAGGCTACGGACGCCGCGCGGCAATCGGCCATTACCCAGTATGGCGACCCGGCAACCGTACAGAACACGGATTGGCAGGACGCGGTGTTCCGGCGCGGAAAACTGCGTATGTACGACTTCTCGGCATCCGGCGGTGAGGGCAAAACCAACTTCTACCTGGCGGGTTCCTACAACCTGCAGGAAGGTCAGGTTATCAAATCGGACTTCAGACGGGGTACGGTTCGTCTGAACGTGGATCACCAGGCAACCAAAAAACTGAAATTCGAGACCTCGATTGGTCTGGCGGCTACCACGCAGAACGGTGCCATTGCCGACGGTGCTTTCATCAACAGCCCGTTCCTGGCGGCAGCACTGATTTTCCCGAACCAGCCGATCTACAAGGCTGACGGTACCTTCAACGCTCCGCTGACCGGAACGTTCAGCTACAACCCGGTGCAAAGCGTAACCTACGAAACCCGCAAAAACGTAACGGTGCAAACGGTCAGCAATTTCGCGCTCAACTACGAAATTCTGCCCGGTCTGCGCTTCCGTTCGTTCTACGGAATCGACTATGCCAACAACCGCGACGATAACTACCGCGATCCGATCGTTCCGCAGTTCTCGTCAACCGGCGGTGATGCCACCGTGAGCAACCGTTACACGCTGAACTGGAACACCAACCAGACGCTGAACTACAGCAAGACCTTCGGCCAGCACGGCCTCAACGCCCTGCTCGGTGGCGAGTACCGCCAGGAAACGCGCGAAGTGGTTTCGGCCCGGGGACAGGGTTTCCCGAACGGCCTGTTCACGACGCTGGCCGCGGCGGCCCGTCCCATCACGACCACGGGAACGTACACGACCTGGCGGATTGCCAGCGTATTCTCGTCGGTTAACTATACCTTCGCCGAGAAGCTGCTGCTGACCGGAACACTGCGTTACGACGGTTCGTCCCGCTTCGGAAGCAACACCCGCTGGGGTCTGTTCCCGTCGATCTCGGCTGGTTACCGGCTTTCGGAAGAGCCTTTCCTGAAAGACGTTCCTTTCCTGTCTGACCTGAAAATCCGGGCTGAATACGGAACGGCCGGTAACAACCTCATCGACAACTTCGCTTCGCGGGCCCTGTTCGGCCTTGGTGGACAGTATGTCGATCTGCCGGGCATCCGTCCGAGCCAGCTGGGCAACGCCAACCTTTCGTGGGAAGTAGCCCGTACGATTGGGGCCGGTGTTGACTTCGCCCTCTTCAACGGCCGCGTCGGTGGTAGCATCGACCTGTACCGGAAGGTCAACGACCAGCTGCTGCTGTCCCGTCCCCTGCCGAACGACAGCGGTTTCGGTTCCATCTTCGAAAACCTCGGCAAAGTGGAGAACAAAGGGATCGAGCTCGAGCTGAACCACGTCAACGTAAACACGGGTGGCCTGAAGTGGGAAACGCGCTGGAACGTGACCTTCCAGCGGAACCAGATCAAGGAGCTGCTGCCGGGTCAGAACCGCATTGGTACCTCGCTGTTCGTAGGTCAGCCGATCCGGGTTCACTGGTATCCGACCTACGCGGGTGTGAACCCGGCCGATGGTCGCGCTATGTGGCTCGACACCCTCAACAACCTGACCTATACGGTTCAGACTCGTGACTCACGGCTGCAGGGTTCACCCATTCCGAAAGGCTTTGGCGGTGTGACCAACACGATTTCCTACAAAGGCTTTACGGTAGAAGTGTTCCTGCAAAGCCAGTGGGGCAACAAGCTGCTGAACAACAACGGCTTCTTCATGGAAAGCTCGGCCTCTGCCGGCTGGAACAACCTGCGCACGCAGCTTCGCCGCTGGACCACTCCGGGTCAGATCACCGACGTAGCCCGCACTTACGAAGGCGGTACAGAACCGGGTAGTTCAACCGTCCAGACGTTCTCGTCCAAGCACGTGGAAAACGGCAGCTATCTGCGTCTGAAGCAGGTAACGGTTGGTTACGATCTGCCTTCAGCCTGGATCAGAAAAGCAGGTCTGTCGCGCGTTCGTCTGTTCGCTCAGGGTCTGAACCTGGCTACCTGGACGGCCTATACGGGCTTCGACCCTGAAGTAGATGGTACCGAAATCGGCCGCTACCCGCAAAGCCGTCAGGTGTCCGGTGGTTTGCAGATTGGTTTCTAA
- a CDS encoding RagB/SusD family nutrient uptake outer membrane protein has protein sequence MLRYFKVFATGCLIVVSASSCSDLLDTQPKQSVDAGVALTDITGIRSVLISVYDRLQPAGYYGQRMIMAPEIMADNVRLTNSNSNRYFNERVNAPSSEHLRPLWNNNYPAINEANFILSGIDKSNASDAEKAQIKGEALFLRGLLYFDLARAFAYEPTKIVNGFNAGVILRTEPTNDVTKADFRERATVEQTYQQIEKDLKEAIALLPASTAADRRRATKAAAQGILARLYLYWEKYAEAIQLATEAMNGTGARLVTGAQYQGAFTTAPNPESLFEINYVQATESLGSNESLHSLTTNLTTGNWGDVVPTNELLGLFEANDVRRTTMFYSATKGGESVFFSRKYTATQGPFTNNVPVMRFSELLLIRAEAYAATGDNTRALADLNQIRTRAGATPIASTVTGAALIDAIMTERRLELYLEGHRFFDLKRRGMTITKASLSAPVPYNDFRILAPLPNDQVQLNTKLKQNPGY, from the coding sequence ATGTTAAGATATTTTAAAGTATTTGCTACGGGCTGTCTGATCGTCGTTTCGGCTAGCTCCTGCAGCGATCTGCTGGACACCCAGCCGAAGCAGTCTGTGGATGCCGGCGTTGCTCTCACCGATATTACGGGCATCCGGTCGGTGCTGATTTCGGTGTATGACCGCCTGCAACCGGCGGGCTACTACGGCCAGCGAATGATTATGGCCCCCGAAATCATGGCTGATAACGTTCGTCTGACCAACTCGAACTCGAACCGCTACTTCAACGAACGGGTCAACGCGCCCAGCAGCGAGCACCTGCGTCCGCTCTGGAACAACAACTACCCGGCGATCAACGAAGCCAACTTCATCCTGTCGGGCATTGACAAATCCAATGCTTCCGACGCGGAAAAAGCCCAGATCAAAGGGGAAGCCCTCTTTCTGCGCGGTCTGCTTTACTTTGATCTCGCCCGGGCGTTTGCCTACGAGCCGACCAAGATCGTCAACGGCTTCAATGCCGGAGTTATCCTCCGCACCGAGCCGACCAACGACGTGACCAAAGCCGACTTCCGGGAACGCGCCACCGTGGAGCAGACCTATCAGCAGATTGAGAAGGACCTGAAAGAAGCGATCGCCCTGCTGCCCGCTTCAACGGCAGCGGATCGCCGCCGGGCCACCAAAGCGGCCGCTCAGGGTATCCTCGCCCGCCTGTATCTGTACTGGGAGAAATACGCCGAAGCCATCCAGCTTGCGACGGAAGCCATGAACGGCACGGGTGCCCGTCTGGTAACCGGTGCCCAGTACCAGGGCGCTTTCACGACGGCCCCGAACCCAGAATCGCTGTTTGAGATCAACTACGTTCAGGCGACTGAATCGCTGGGTTCCAACGAGTCGCTGCACTCGCTGACGACCAACCTGACGACCGGTAACTGGGGTGACGTGGTTCCGACCAACGAACTGCTCGGTCTGTTCGAAGCCAACGACGTGCGCCGGACGACCATGTTCTACTCGGCGACCAAAGGCGGTGAATCGGTGTTCTTCAGCCGGAAATACACGGCTACGCAGGGACCGTTCACCAACAACGTTCCGGTGATGCGTTTCTCGGAGCTGCTGCTGATCCGGGCGGAAGCCTACGCGGCAACGGGCGACAACACCCGGGCGCTGGCCGACCTGAACCAGATCCGCACGCGGGCCGGTGCCACGCCGATTGCCTCAACCGTTACGGGTGCGGCGCTCATCGACGCGATCATGACGGAGCGCCGCCTGGAGCTTTACCTGGAAGGTCACCGTTTCTTCGATCTGAAACGTCGCGGCATGACCATCACCAAAGCAAGCCTGTCGGCCCCGGTTCCGTATAATGATTTCCGGATTCTGGCCCCGCTTCCTAATGACCAGGTGCAACTCAACACTAAACTGAAGCAGAACCCCGGTTATTAA
- a CDS encoding efflux RND transporter periplasmic adaptor subunit, producing MNPFTKRILTVGIIVLVTGIAFYPRLKPLLESKAEKGAEAAAKPAPGGGKAAVEVMVVRSHNLDEKILTTGTILANEEVEIRPEVSGRVTSINFREGDYVRRGTVLLTINDADLKAQLQKLMSNRKLAEDNEARQRRLLEKEAISRQEYEISQTNLSGILADIENLKAQLDKTVIRAPFDGNIGLRYVSLGSYISSSTKIATLTNVTPAKLDFSIPAKYAGQVRKGSTIRFTVEGSEVGRTGQVYAVEPKVDPETRTLLLRAVSPNADRMLVPGAFAKIEVVLSSRGSAIVIPTEAIIPEASGQKVFVLRHSKAESVKVEIGTRTDRSVEIRTGLQPGDSLITSGIQLVKPGGEVEVRNIL from the coding sequence ATGAATCCCTTTACCAAACGAATCCTGACGGTGGGCATCATTGTCCTGGTTACCGGCATTGCCTTTTACCCGCGCCTGAAACCCTTACTGGAAAGTAAAGCCGAAAAAGGGGCGGAAGCTGCGGCCAAACCGGCCCCGGGCGGCGGCAAAGCGGCCGTGGAAGTGATGGTCGTCCGGTCACACAATCTGGACGAAAAAATCCTGACCACGGGCACCATCCTCGCCAATGAAGAGGTGGAAATCCGGCCCGAAGTGTCCGGGCGGGTGACCAGCATTAACTTCCGGGAAGGTGATTACGTACGCCGGGGAACCGTGCTGCTGACCATCAACGACGCCGACCTGAAGGCCCAGCTCCAGAAGCTGATGTCGAACCGGAAACTGGCCGAAGACAACGAAGCCCGCCAGCGTCGCCTGCTGGAAAAAGAAGCCATCAGCCGTCAGGAATACGAGATCAGCCAGACCAACCTGAGCGGGATTCTGGCCGATATCGAAAACCTGAAAGCCCAGCTCGACAAAACCGTGATCCGCGCCCCGTTCGACGGCAACATCGGCCTGCGCTACGTCAGCCTGGGCAGCTATATTTCCTCCAGCACTAAAATCGCCACGCTGACCAACGTGACGCCCGCCAAGCTCGACTTTTCCATCCCGGCCAAGTACGCCGGACAGGTCCGGAAAGGCAGTACCATCCGCTTCACCGTGGAGGGCTCGGAAGTGGGCCGGACCGGTCAGGTGTACGCCGTCGAACCGAAAGTGGACCCCGAAACCCGGACGCTCCTGCTGCGGGCCGTCAGCCCCAATGCCGACCGGATGCTCGTTCCGGGTGCGTTTGCCAAGATCGAAGTGGTGCTGAGCTCGCGCGGAAGCGCCATCGTCATCCCGACGGAAGCGATCATTCCCGAAGCCAGCGGCCAGAAGGTGTTTGTCCTGCGCCACAGCAAAGCGGAATCGGTAAAAGTCGAAATCGGCACCCGCACCGACCGCAGCGTCGAAATCCGGACCGGCCTCCAGCCCGGCGACTCGCTCATCACCTCCGGCATCCAGCTCGTAAAACCGGGCGGCGAAGTGGAAGTCCGAAACATTCTTTGA